The Archocentrus centrarchus isolate MPI-CPG fArcCen1 chromosome 12, fArcCen1, whole genome shotgun sequence genome includes a window with the following:
- the opn4xa gene encoding LOW QUALITY PROTEIN: opsin 4xa (The sequence of the model RefSeq protein was modified relative to this genomic sequence to represent the inferred CDS: inserted 1 base in 1 codon) yields MLYSFTAAEQRDFMEKKVTEMDVERGFYQLVEVQDHVHYIIAFVVSVIGAVGVTGNALVMYAFYCNKKLRTPPNFFIMNLAVSDFLMAITQSPIFFVNSLYKGWXFGETGCKIYAFCGALFGITSMINLLAISIDRYVVIVKPLQALRWTSTRRTYLIIALVWLYSLAWSLAPLLGWSSYIPEGLMTSCTWDYVTSTPANKSYTLMLCCFVFFVPLGIISYCYLCMFLAIRQGSRDVEQLGNQMRKSTLIQQNSIKTEWKLAKIAFVVIIVFVLSWSPYACVTLIAWAGYGRILNPYSKSVPGVIAKSSAIYNPLIYAIIHSKYRLTLAEKVPCLHFLAHAPRKDCISVSLSESSLRDSVLSRQSSVSTTKLHRVSSITTTDTHVWSDVELNPIDLSHTLGSSYSLGTLRDKENQSLTKHTKRKKSQSQEQLRARFSEQV; encoded by the exons ATGCTGTACAGCTTCACTGCTGCAGAACAAAGGgactttatggaaaaaaaag TCACAGAAATGGATGTGGAACGTGGCTTCTATCAGCTGGTGGAGGTCCAGGACCACGTTCACTACATCATTGCATTCGTTGTTTCTGTGATCGGAGCAGTGGGTGTTACTGGGAACGCCCTGGTCATGTATGCCTTTTACTG CAACAAGAAGCTACGGACACCCCCCAACTTCTTCATCATGAACCTGGCAGTCAGTGACTTCCTCATGGCAATTACACAGTCacccattttctttgttaactcCCTTTACAAGGGTT ATTTTGGTGAAACAG GATGTAAAATCTATGCCTTCTGTGGTGCATTATTTGGGATCACCTCAATGATAAATCTTCTGGCCATCTCTATAGACCGCTATGTTGTTATCGTCAAACCTCTGCAGGCATTACGATGGACGTCCACGAGACGCACTTACCTCATTATTGCCCTAGTCTGGCTATATTCATTAGCCTGGAGCCTCGCGCCACTCTTAGGGTGGA GTTCATATATACCAGAAGGCCTGATGACCTCATGCACATGGGACTATGTAACATCCACTCCAGCCAATAAAAGTTACACTTTGATGTTGTGTTGTTTCGTATTCTTCGTCCCTCTTGGCATTATATCCTACTGTTATCTCTGCATGTTTCTAGCAATTCGTCAAGGAAGCAG AGATGTGGAACAGTTGGGCAATCAAATGAGGAAGTCAACACTGATCCAGCAAAACTCCATCAAGACTGAATGGAAGCTAGCCAAGATTGCCTTTGTGGTCATCATAGTGTTTGTGCTGTCCTGGTCGCCCTATGCATGTGTCACCCTCATAGCATGGGCTGG ATATGGACGCATTCTCAACCCTTATTCCAAATCTGTCCCGGGTGTTATAGCCAAGTCATCAGCCATCTACAATCCTCTAATATATGCCATCATTCACTCAAAATATAG gCTTACCCTCGCAGAAAAAGTGCCTTGCTTGCACTTCCTTGCCCATGCCCCCAGGAAGGACTGCATATCAGTGTCGCTCAGCGAGTCCTCCTTAAGGGACTCAGTGCTGAGCAGACAGTCATCGGTCTCCACGACCAAGCTGCACAGAGTTTCCTCCATTACTACAACAGACACA CATGTTTGGAGTGATGTGGAGCTGAATCCTATTGATCTGAGCCATACTTTGGGGTCCAGCTATTCCCTTGGAACTCTGAGAGACAAAGAGAATCAGTCGTTgactaaacacacaaaaagaaagaaaagccaaaGCCAGGAACAGCTAAG AGCAAGGTTCAGTGAACAGGTGTGA